A window of the Hordeum vulgare subsp. vulgare chromosome 5H, MorexV3_pseudomolecules_assembly, whole genome shotgun sequence genome harbors these coding sequences:
- the LOC123398231 gene encoding dehydration-responsive element-binding protein 1H-like yields the protein MTWTLGATCGAAPPPPCVSPSSSSSSSREQHGTAAPAKRPSGRKKVNQTRHPVYRGVRHRGGRWVCEVRVPGNSREKLWLGTHVTAEAAARAHDAAMLALRGCSASAAPRLNFADSAWLLDVPSEPPDVRRAALAAVVDFQRKQAKDGAAEASVNEVTSNPSAPTSSSSHNAGSSAATSHPPADGTFEVSAVLATVSSDMFDLHTNGEMDLDRYSYYTDLANGLLLEPPPPPATCGDCGDGGTDAELWSHQRR from the coding sequence ATGACATGGACACTGGGGGCAACCTGTGGAGCAGCTCCCCCTCCCCCCTGCGTCTccccctcctcgtcgtcctcctcctcacggGAGCAGCACGGGACGGCGGCACCGGCGAAGCGGCCGTCGGGGCGCAAGAAGGTCAACCAGACGCGACACCCGGTGTACCGCGGCGTGCGGCACCGCGGGGGGCGGTGGGTGTGCGAGGTGCGCGTGCCCGGAAACAGCCGCGAGAAACTCTGGCTCGGGACGCACGTCACCGCCGAGGCAGCCGCGCGCGCGCACGACGCCGCCATGCTCGCGCTGCGCGGCTGCTCCGCCTCCGCCGCCCCGCGCCTCAACTTCGCGGACTCCGCATGGCTGCTCGACGTGCCGTCCGAACCCCCCGACGTTCGGCGCGCGGCGCTCGCGGCCGTTGTGGACTTCCAGCGTAAGCAGGCCAAGGACGGCGCCGCCGAAGCCTCCGTCAACGAGGTAACATCTAACCCTTCAGCGCCGACGTCGTCGTCCTCGCACAATGCAGGCTCGTCGGCGGCCACGTCCCATCCTCCTGCTGATGGAACGTTTGAGGTCTCGGCAGTACTGGCCACAGTGAGCAGCGACATGTTTGACCTCCACACGAACGGGGAAATGGACTTGGACAGGTACTCCTACTACACGGACCTCGCGAACGGACTACtcctggagccgccgccaccgccggccaCCTGCGGAGACTGCGGCGATGGCGGAACTGATGCAGAGTTGTGGAGCCATCAACGTCGATAA